CTCGTATTGGCGTTGTTACTGAGCACCCCGCCCTGAGCTCAGCGGAAGCTGACGCCCACGGAGCTGACCACGTCGTTCCAGGGGCCGCTTGCCCCATTCAAAAGCCCAGCAATCTCCACGGGTTGCTGGGCTTTTTCTCGGCTTTCGTATCGGGGACGCAACCTCGGTCCCCCAAAGTCCGAGAATTCTTCATGTCCAATAGGATTGGTCCCAGAGCTGTCATCCTGAAGGCCGGTTCTCACGGTCCGGCGGTGCGCAAACTCGAGAACGAGCTGAAGGAGCGCGGGCTGCTCAAAGGTCCCGTCGACGGTCACTACGATCAGCGGACGACCGAAGCGGTGAAGCGCTTCGAGCGCCACAACGACCGCAAGGTGGACGGGAAGGTCGGCAGCTGGATCTGGAACAAGCTCAACCTCAGCGATCGCTTCGACGGGCCCAAGGGAAACCCGGACGGCGGCCAGGTGGACGGCGGCAATTCGGGCAATGGAACCAGCGCGCCGAACAACGCGGGTGACACCGGCAAGACCGGGACGTTCCGGACGGTGACCGCCAACATCAAGTCCAACCCGGAGATGCCGCAGCACCAGGTCCTCCACGACGTGCGCAAGGCCGCGGCGCAGGGAGATCTGATCGGCTGGCAGGAGATCTCTCCCCCCCGGTACTTCGACGCCATCAAGAGCCTCGGCAAGGAGTGGGGCCACTACATGCCGAAGGATGGCAACCTCCGCATCCCGAATCCCATCTCCTGGAAGAAGTCCGAGTGGGACCTCCAGGACGCGGGCTTCAAGCGCACCCACAACGGCAAGGCCAAGGTGTCGCCGCACCGGTACATCACCTGGGCGAAGCTGAAGAACAAGGAGACCGGTGAAGAGGTCGTGCGGATCAACACCCACCTCGTCTCCGGCGCCTGGACGAAGTCCAAGTTGGGCCGCCCGACCACCCCCTGGCGGCAGGAGATGTGGAAGAAGCACATGGCGCAGCTCGACGCGATGGTCGAGCGCTTCGAGAAGCAGGGGTGCAAGGTCGTGGTGGGCGGTGACTTCAACCGCAACCACTACAAGGTGCTCGGCAACGACGTGGTCTACGACAACAAGCTCCACGTCGGGACCCACGGCAGCAGCACGCTCGATTACCTGATGCACACCCGGGACCGGGAGTTGAAGCACGTCCGGACGCAGTACGAGCGCGGCCTCCACTCCGACCACGACGCGGTCGTGGCGACCTACCGGCTCAAGTAGTCCGAGGAGAGGCAGGTCATCGAGCCGCCGAGAGGGTGTCAAAGGACTCGACACGCGGGACTCAAGCCCCGGAACGAGACTGGGTATCCCTACGAATCCCCAAGTCTTTCCAAGGACTTGAAGCTGGCTCACCGAATGCATTGGGCCTGGCGACTCGTTCGGCCACTTCGCCGCCTGGATGCGCGGCTCGCCATTCGGCGACGAAGCGGCGGGTCATGTTGCGCGAGATGGACTGGTCACCGCGCGGCCTGGTCTCGACGATGAGAAGCTTGGACATTAGAGGTTTCCTGTCGGTTGCATTTCGTCAACCTAAACGCCGCCTCTCCCTTGCGGGAGTGATTAAATCATGATGATCTCCATCGGCGTGGATGATGGAGCATGATTGGTAACCTCACTCTGGATCAACTGCGTGTCCTCGTGACGATTGCCGACACGGGCAGCTTTTCCGCTGCTGGCCGCAAGCTCCGCCGTGCGCAATCGGCGATCAGCCAGGCCGTGGCGACGCTCGAGGACATGCAGGGGGTGTTGCTCTTCGACCGGAGCGGTCACCGACCGCAGCTGACCGAGATCGGGCGCGTGCTCGTCGAGCAGGCGCGGCTGGTGCTGGCGAGCGCGACCCGGTTCGAAGCGGTGGCGGCAAGCACGCGCGCGGGGCTGGAGCCCGAACTCGCGCTCGCGATCGATCCCCTGGTGCCGACGGCGCCGCTGATCGAAAGTCTGCGCGCGCTCAGCGGCACCTTTCCCGCTCTTCCGGTCAGCTTCTCGACGGAGGGGCTCGGCGGTTCGTTGCGGCGCCTGCGCAACGGCTCGGCCGCCTTGGCGATCTGCCTGCTCCTACCTGCCGTTCCCGACGATATCGTCGCCTACCCGCTGCTCCGGATCGGGTTGCTGCCCGTGGCGGCGCCCGCGCATCCGCTCGCTTCGCTCGGGCGGTCGGCTACGCGGGCTGACCTGGAGCCGCACGTCCAGCTCGTGCTCACGGATCCAGTCGAGCCCGGCGGCGAGAATTATGGGCTTCTAAGCGCGAGACTATGGCGCTTCGTCGATCTTGGACGGCGTCTCGACTTCCTGCTTGCCGGCTTCGGGTGGTGTCGCATGCCCGAGCATCTCGTCGCCGAACCGATCGCTGCCGGCCGGCTGACGCTGCTCCACATCGATCAGGATACGACTCCGCGCGACGGGCTGACGATCTATGCGGCCCACAGACGTGATCGAATGCTCGGTCCCGCCGGGCGCTGGCTGCTCGAGGACCTGAGACGCCGCCTTGAGATCGAGCGAGCCCCTGGCGCTCGACCTGAAGCTCGCCATCGGTAATGGGGGTCGCTCATCCGGGAGGGTGCCGCGCCATGCTCCTATACGCCTCAATTCTCCGGGGAGAGCATTTCGGAGGGGAAGGTGTTTGGGTCCGCAGGATTGACGCCCGACTTCATCAACGCCTTGACGTGTTCGCTGCTGGCATCGCACAAGGGAATGCCCGTCGAGGAGCGGACGATGAATGTCTTCCAGGCCAGCAGCGCACCATCCGACATCTTCCGGGCTTGGAGCACGAAGTCACCCTGTTTGTCGGGTGCCGCCGTCTTGTCGGTTGAGTTGCGCGTGTCGCGTACGCCACGCGTGTTGTAGAGCGCCTGGGTGCTCAGGATGTCGTCGTTGAGCGAGTCCTCGAAGTAGAGTTGAGACGTCACGCTCTCGGTGCCCGCGATCCTGATGGTGAAATGGATATGCACGGTCCGGCTCTTGTACCAGCCAGGAAAGCAGGTATTGAAATCCACCCGGCCCTCGTCGTTCGTTGTCTGCACACCCCGGAACCAATGCGCGGCTCGCGCCTTCTCGTCATGGGGATTGCAGAGCGGGTGCTGATCGTCGCCTGAATAGACGCCCTCGGGTCCAGCATGCCAGATGTCCACGCTCGCCCCCGGAACGGGCTTGCAGGTCTCATCCAATATCCGGAACGCGAGCCGCACGGGCAGCCCCGCGTGACCCTCGCTGATGTCCTTGCGCACCTTCGTGCTCCCATAGCAGGGGCCCACGACCTGCTCGCACGTCAGCTTGCACGCCGCTCCCACCTGGGAAGTGAAGGGATTGGGGTAGGCACTGGCGCCGGTCATCGCGGCGGTTCCTCCGGTGGCCCAGCCCTTCCCCACCTGCTTCGCGGGTTGCTTCGCCCACGCCAGGAAGCGGGTAAGGGGAAGCGCCACCACCGCCAGACCCATCGCGCCGAGCAGCCCCCGGCGCGTCATGCTTTTTGTTTTCGTGCTCATCTGCATTTCGTCAATCTAAACGCCGCCTCTCCCCCACGGGAGTGATTAAATCATGATGATCTCCATCGGCGTGGATGATGGAGCATGATGGGCAACCTCACTCTGGATCAACTGCGCGTCCTCGTGACGATTGCCGACACGGGCAGCTTTCTTCCTACGGAGCTAGCCTCTTGGTTTTCGGTTCTGCATCCGATTGAAGGCAGCAGCGAGGTGATCGAATACCGCTCTCACGCGTGGCACCCGTGACAGGTTCTCATGCGTCACGATCCAGGTTTCCAGCACGTGGACGACAAAATCAGGCAGCACTCGGATCAGGCGCGGATCGGCATTGCCCAGCGGCACATGGCAGACCGCGATCCCAACGCCGGCACGCGCCGCCGCCAGCTGCGACGGGTGACTATCGGTGCGCAGAACGTACCGGTTCGGCTTGAATTGGGGACCGAGGCTTGCAGCGAGGGCCAGATCAACTTGATTGCGGTCCGGCCCGATCAGATCGTGGTGCTCAAGGTCATCGACGTTTTCCGGCACGCCGCGCCGGGCGACGTAATCGGGCGAGGCGAAAAGGCCGAGTGGAATCGCCGCGACCTTCCGGGCCACGAGCGCGTTCTGCTTGGGCGTCACCGTTCTCACCGCCAGATCGACTTCATGCGCCAGGATATCCGCTTGGGCGTTGCTGAGCGATAGTTCGATCCGCAGCGCCGGATGTTGCTCGCGCAGCGTCTGCAACATGGCAGGGATCACTTCGACCCCCATGATATCGGGCACGCTGATGCGAACGGTTCCGGCGATCGTGCCGTGAGGCGCCGATGCCTGGCGCACGAAGAGGTCGGACGCCATGGCCATTGTGCGGGCAGCGTCCCGCAGCGCCTCAGCTGTTTCCGTCGGGGTCAGCCCATTGACCGAGCGGGTAAACAGGACTGTGCCCAGATCGTGCTCCAACGCCTCGAGCCGCGCCCGCACTGTCGGGTGCGAAAGGCCGAGACTGCGTGCCGCACCGGACAGGCTGCCGGTCTCCAACACGGCGAGAAAGACGCGTTGATCGTCCCACGAGATCGTTGTGCTCATAAAAAACCTTACAGCTGCTGTAGGTTGAGTGCAATTCCGTTTCAGCCCGTCGTGGCCCATCTTCGTCTCATCGCAATGCAAACGCGATGGAGCGCGATCATGGAAACCAACAAAACAGCCCTTGTTCTTGGCGCAACCGGCGGAATAGGCGGAGCCATTGCCGGCGCGCTACTGCGCCATGGGTGGAAGGTTCGCGGCATGGCCCGCGACGCCGCGGCGGCTCACAAGCAGAACCAACAGATAGAGTGGCTCAAGGGCGATGCGATGCGCCGCGCGGACGTGGTCGATCATGCCCGTGGCGTTTCGGTGATCGTCCATGCGGTCAACCCGCCGAACTATGCCAACTGGGACAAGCTCGTGCTGCCGATGATCGACAACACGATTGCCGCCGCCCAGGTGGCTGGTGGCGCGCGCATTCTCCTGCCGGGTACGATCTACAATTTCGATCCTGCCCGGACGCCGGTGATCGATGCAAGCACGCCGCAGCAGCCATGCAGCCGCAAGGGAGCCATCCGTGTGGAGCTGGAACGCCGGTTGGAACAGGCCGCCCCTGAGGTCCCCTCGCTGATCCTGCGGGCTGGCGACTTCTTTGGTCCCGGCGCACGCGCGAGTTGGTTCGCCCAGGCCATGGTGACGCCTGGAAAGCCGGTGCACCGGCTCACCGAGCTTACCCGCGGTGGTGGCCATAGCTGGGCCTATCTCCCGGACCTGGCAGAGGCCGCAGCGCGTCTGCTCGATGAAAGCGAAAAGCTTCAACCCTTCGAGCGGGTGCAATTCGAAGGGTATTACGACCAGAGTGGCACCGGCCTCGTCGAGGCCGTCTCCCGTGTCGTCGGACGAAAGGTTGCCACGCGGCACTTCCCGTGGTGGGTGATGGCGCTGCTTTCGCCGTTCCGTGGCTTCCCGCGCGAAGCGGCCGAGATCGCCCAGTATTGGCGCTATCCGATCCGACTGGACAATCGCCGCCTCACCGAGCTGATCGGACCCGAGCCGCGCACGGGCCTCGACGCCGCCGTGCGGACAAGCCTGGTCCATCTCGGCTGCCTGCCGGAGAACGCCGTCAACGTACTTTCCGTGGCCTGACCGTCTCGCCCAAGACTTCCGAGCTTCAACCCGCAGTACAACGGAGATATCGATGAACAGAATAGCTGGCCTTGCCAAGATCCTACTTCTCGCCATCCTCGCGATTTGTCATGTCCAATGCCAGGACCAGGACGTGTCCAGCATCCGAACGGAAATCAATCCGAACGCAGCAACCCTCGCGCGCACCGAACTGCTCATCGACGCACCGCCGAAGGCTGTTTGGTCGGTGTTGACCGATATCGACCGCTGGACCGAGTGGATGCCCGAATTTGCTTCGGCGCGGCTCGAAGGACCCCTCGCACCCGGTTCGGTGATCTTTTGGGAACCTCAGGGCCAGGTGGTGGAGTCTCGTCTCGTTGTAGTGGAAGCCGAGCGCCGGTTGATCTGGAATGGCACGGATGGCGCCGTTCATGTGTGGAAGCTGGTCCCGACGGGCAACGGCACGCTTCTGCGCAACGAAGAATCCATCGACGAATGGAAGCTTGCCGGACAGGGCGACGGAAGCGCAATTCTCACCGAGTCCCTCAATGTATGGAACAGTCGCATTGCCGAGCGGGTGACCCAGCAAATCGATAAAAATCTTTGATCAATCCCAGGTGCTCTGGAGACCAAGTCAGTTGAAGCAGGGGCGGTTGGCCGGACCGTCCCAGGACATTGGAGCAGATCACCTCAGCGCTCGCGCGTGCGGTGTCCCGGCTGTGCGGCGTGGACCTGCCCGAGGAGTCCCTCCGGGCGGATGCCGTGGCGCCGTACCTGCGCATCACGCTCCGGGTGCTCGACGAGCGGGGAAAGGAGCTCGCGCACCTGGTGCTGCTCGAGACATCCTCCGCCGCCGACGCGGTGACGCGCACCGGGGTCCGCCGGCTCCTGATGCTCGCCGCGCGTGGACACGTGGCCGTCAGCGCCGCGCGCATGCCGCTGCCCTTCCCGTCCCTGGACGGTGCTCCGCCCGCGCGGGGCCAGGCCGACGCCTTCCGGGCGCTCGTCCTCGCACGCGGCGTCGACGATGCGTTCAAGCTCGCACCGGGCGCGCCGCTCGCGCTGTTCTATTTCTTCCCTGGGCAACTCGTCTGCCTTCTGGGCCGTGCGCTCCTTCCAGGTGGCATTGGGTTGCTTGCGCCGGTAGCTCCAGCGGTACAGCGTCACTCCGGGCTCTGGCGTGCGCCAGGACAACTGCCAGAGTGCTCCACCGTTCTCGAATTCAAGGAAGAGCGACCCCTCGAAGCCGGTGCCTCCCGTGAGCTTCTTGTCCGGCTCGACAACCTCATTGAGCGCCGCCAGGTAACGCCCCGCCTGTTCTCTCCCCTCCCCGCTAGTGACATGCGGCTTCGTCCGTCCCGTCGGCTTGCCAGCCCACCCGAGCCCGTGTCGTGCGAGGGAGCAACCTACAGTCGCAGTCAACCTGCCGGCCAGGGCTGCAGTGGCCGCAGCAACCCGGCCCGGTCCAGCAACTCGTGGACGCGAGCGGCCAGCGCGACGTGCTCCGGGTTGGAGGCGGTGAACCGCTCGGGAGTGAGGATGACGAGGGTGCCCTTGTCCTCCACAGGCTCGATGCGCACGGGGGCAGGCAGTGGGGGCACCGTGCCTCGCAGCCGCGAGAAGTACATCACCCACCCCACGAAGGTGCCTGGATGTGGGAATCCCTTCACCGCCATCTGACGGTGCGCGTTGGACGTAGCGCTCCCCCATTCCGGCTCCCAGGCCAGGGCCATGGCACGCAACACCTCGGTCATCACGGAAGCAGTCAGGATCCGTTCCCCGACAGGACCTTCATCGAAGGGCTCGAGCAAGCAGTTGGATGGAAGTAGGGTTTCAGCTGAACCGCACGCCGCTCCAGCGGAGGAGGTTTCCTCCTGGCTGTCGCCCGTCCACAGCCGGAACCTGAAGCCATCACCGCTCCGGTGCTTCTCCTGTGCGAACAGCTCTTGGAATCTCGCGGCGTTCGGCGTGAACTGGCGTTTGCGTGCCTCCTCGAAGGAGTCATCCGGCTGATACCAGTGGTTCCACGCCGGATCGCATTGACACAGGAGGTGGAAGAAATGCTCTGCCCGTCGTGCGCAAACCGCGACCGATTCGGACCGGGCGAGCCAGTAGGAGCCCGCGTAATAGGTTTCGATCATTGAACGGCTACTCCTCGTGGAGCCGGAGGAATATGGATGACCTCAATCGGGAGGCCTTCTTTCTCGAAGAGCAGTCTGAGTGCACCCGCGAGTTTCTCTTCAGCGACAATCCATCGGATGGGTGTTCCATTGGCGGCTTTGAACTGGCGCATCGCCTGATCAAGCAGCTGGTCGCGCCCCTGGAAGTTCCCGAAAAATTCCAGCTTCTTATTGATCCACTGCGTGTAGCCAGGGCCCTTGGCCTCGAGGAGAACCCCCTGGTCGAAGCCATCGAAGTCCACTTCCTTGTCACCCGATTTGACGCGGTAGGCGTAGCCCTTGGGCGTCCCGTCCTCTGGGCTTGATAGGCCCGGGCGCTCTCGGACATGTACTCGTCCGTCTGGACCCATTGACCCGGGCCACCGGAGCGGGGCGGCTGAACCGGCGCGCCAGCATCGCTGCCTCCGCTCCCCCGCGCTGCCATGGCCAAGGCGTTTGGGGGCCAGCGCGATGGTGACGCCCTCGGCGCTGAGGGCGACCGACTCCACCTGAGCCAGAGCTGGGGCTGTGAAGCGGATGTTCAGCTGCGTCTCGGCCACCACCGCCGCCTGCCCGGCTCCTGGCAACTTCGGCAGCGTCGCCGCCATCCCCGAAGCCGTGTTCCCCATCGCCACCATCGCCAGCATGACGAACGCTCGGGCCGCCTTCTCCCCCATCACATTCCCGAACTTCTCTCCGGCCGCATGGAGTTCGTCGAAGGAGGTGGCCCCATCCACCTCCTTCATCAACACCAGCCACCCATCAATCAGACGCCACACCGTGTCCCAGCCCAGGTACGCCATGGCCCCTAGTGGAGTGGCCGACAAGTTTTTCAACATAGTCGGGAGAGACATCGGCGCAGCACCACATCGAGGAGAACGCCGGCTGCTCGGCGGCCTACCCAACTCGCGGAGACGATACCGAAGGTAGTGCGCCTTCGAGCCAGAAACCGCCCCAGAGGCACCTTCCGATCGCGCGCTGCTCGAACTGGTCTGACCATCGGACCAGTTGCTTGAACTCGCGCCCGGAGACCGCCTCGTTCTCGCTCCGCGACTATGTTGAAAGACTTGTCGGACACTCCACTAGCGTCAGCAGCGTGGCCACACCCTTGCTCACGGGCTCGGGCAGCGCCAACAGAATGGCGTACATGGTCAGGCCACCGACGACCATGGCCACTACCGCCTGGGGGCTCACCGTCCGCGCGAGCTCTTCCTTCATGGCCCCCAACACCTTGCTCTGAGCGATGGCCATGGCCAGCGCGTACCTGGCATCCCCATCCAGGAAGGGCCTGCCCACCAGCAGACGCAGGCAATCCCCGGCTCCCCACGTCCGCTCGCACCACAGCAGGTAGCAGCGCTTCAGCTCCTCGTCCTCGGGCAGCAGGCGCAGGTTGTGGTGGCTACCCGGCTCCGAGGCCATGAGCCGCTGGCTCCGGCCCTCGTACCAGAACCAGCCGCTTCGCTCGGGCACTCCGAACAGCCTCCCGACGTATTCCAGGGGCCGCTCCACGACGGGCACTGAGGGCGCGTGCTTCGCTACGGCTTGCTTGAACTCCTCTTGGCTCACCTCCACCGGCTCCACGTGGCGGCGCGGGACGTGGACGCTCGGCTTGCCTTGGCCTGTGTCGAGGCGGACGACCTTCGTTGGGGTGCTACACGCCGCGAGGGAGGCGACCAGCAGAAGAACGACCCAGCGCCGCATGTGGAGCCTCCTGGCCATGGCCCCCGCGCGCAGGGAGCACCACCCGAGATTACAGGGGCGCCATGACAGGCTCGTCAATCACGGGGGCATGAGGACACCAGGACCGGATGAAACGCCATCCCATCAAGGGTCACGGTGCGCGTGCCGTCTCTGTCCCAGATACGGAGTAAAACAGTGGAGGCGGCGGGAATCGAACCCGCCGCCTGGCCGCAGCTACTCCTTTCGCTGCCCGGTGAGGCAGACCCCAGGCTCCTGATACACGAAGGCCCCCGCGCCCGACTCGGGACACGAGGGCCTCACCACCACGGCACGGACTCAGCTCTTGTACTTCACCGAGCAGCCGT
This is a stretch of genomic DNA from Archangium violaceum. It encodes these proteins:
- a CDS encoding SDR family NAD(P)-dependent oxidoreductase, with product METNKTALVLGATGGIGGAIAGALLRHGWKVRGMARDAAAAHKQNQQIEWLKGDAMRRADVVDHARGVSVIVHAVNPPNYANWDKLVLPMIDNTIAAAQVAGGARILLPGTIYNFDPARTPVIDASTPQQPCSRKGAIRVELERRLEQAAPEVPSLILRAGDFFGPGARASWFAQAMVTPGKPVHRLTELTRGGGHSWAYLPDLAEAAARLLDESEKLQPFERVQFEGYYDQSGTGLVEAVSRVVGRKVATRHFPWWVMALLSPFRGFPREAAEIAQYWRYPIRLDNRRLTELIGPEPRTGLDAAVRTSLVHLGCLPENAVNVLSVA
- a CDS encoding immunity 52 family protein: MIETYYAGSYWLARSESVAVCARRAEHFFHLLCQCDPAWNHWYQPDDSFEEARKRQFTPNAARFQELFAQEKHRSGDGFRFRLWTGDSQEETSSAGAACGSAETLLPSNCLLEPFDEGPVGERILTASVMTEVLRAMALAWEPEWGSATSNAHRQMAVKGFPHPGTFVGWVMYFSRLRGTVPPLPAPVRIEPVEDKGTLVILTPERFTASNPEHVALAARVHELLDRAGLLRPLQPWPAG
- a CDS encoding peptidoglycan-binding protein; amino-acid sequence: MRKLENELKERGLLKGPVDGHYDQRTTEAVKRFERHNDRKVDGKVGSWIWNKLNLSDRFDGPKGNPDGGQVDGGNSGNGTSAPNNAGDTGKTGTFRTVTANIKSNPEMPQHQVLHDVRKAAAQGDLIGWQEISPPRYFDAIKSLGKEWGHYMPKDGNLRIPNPISWKKSEWDLQDAGFKRTHNGKAKVSPHRYITWAKLKNKETGEEVVRINTHLVSGAWTKSKLGRPTTPWRQEMWKKHMAQLDAMVERFEKQGCKVVVGGDFNRNHYKVLGNDVVYDNKLHVGTHGSSTLDYLMHTRDRELKHVRTQYERGLHSDHDAVVATYRLK
- a CDS encoding LysR family transcriptional regulator; protein product: MSTTISWDDQRVFLAVLETGSLSGAARSLGLSHPTVRARLEALEHDLGTVLFTRSVNGLTPTETAEALRDAARTMAMASDLFVRQASAPHGTIAGTVRISVPDIMGVEVIPAMLQTLREQHPALRIELSLSNAQADILAHEVDLAVRTVTPKQNALVARKVAAIPLGLFASPDYVARRGVPENVDDLEHHDLIGPDRNQVDLALAASLGPQFKPNRYVLRTDSHPSQLAAARAGVGIAVCHVPLGNADPRLIRVLPDFVVHVLETWIVTHENLSRVPRVRAVFDHLAAAFNRMQNRKPRG
- a CDS encoding LysR family transcriptional regulator produces the protein MIGNLTLDQLRVLVTIADTGSFSAAGRKLRRAQSAISQAVATLEDMQGVLLFDRSGHRPQLTEIGRVLVEQARLVLASATRFEAVAASTRAGLEPELALAIDPLVPTAPLIESLRALSGTFPALPVSFSTEGLGGSLRRLRNGSAALAICLLLPAVPDDIVAYPLLRIGLLPVAAPAHPLASLGRSATRADLEPHVQLVLTDPVEPGGENYGLLSARLWRFVDLGRRLDFLLAGFGWCRMPEHLVAEPIAAGRLTLLHIDQDTTPRDGLTIYAAHRRDRMLGPAGRWLLEDLRRRLEIERAPGARPEARHR
- a CDS encoding protocatechuate 3,4-dioxygenase — encoded protein: MTRRGLLGAMGLAVVALPLTRFLAWAKQPAKQVGKGWATGGTAAMTGASAYPNPFTSQVGAACKLTCEQVVGPCYGSTKVRKDISEGHAGLPVRLAFRILDETCKPVPGASVDIWHAGPEGVYSGDDQHPLCNPHDEKARAAHWFRGVQTTNDEGRVDFNTCFPGWYKSRTVHIHFTIRIAGTESVTSQLYFEDSLNDDILSTQALYNTRGVRDTRNSTDKTAAPDKQGDFVLQARKMSDGALLAWKTFIVRSSTGIPLCDASSEHVKALMKSGVNPADPNTFPSEMLSPEN
- a CDS encoding SRPBCC family protein, with translation MNRIAGLAKILLLAILAICHVQCQDQDVSSIRTEINPNAATLARTELLIDAPPKAVWSVLTDIDRWTEWMPEFASARLEGPLAPGSVIFWEPQGQVVESRLVVVEAERRLIWNGTDGAVHVWKLVPTGNGTLLRNEESIDEWKLAGQGDGSAILTESLNVWNSRIAERVTQQIDKNL